CCACGAACACGTTTATCTAAACAGACTGTGTTCGTGTTGGACATTGCGGGTTTGTGGGTCGATCCGTCAAATTTTGAAATATAAAACAAAGAATAAAATGCCAAAATGTCTGCCATTTTGGACTTAAGTGGCAAAAGTGGCTTAAACTCTAGGACGATTttgacattttactctaaaacAAAAGTGATTTAAGGTTTTATAGTTTTAACTTCTGTTGTCAAGGCTTACCTAGGCGCGCTTTTCAGGCCCAAAACCCCAATTTCAGGCTCTCGGGCCAAATTCTGGCCATTATTCGTCTGAAAAGGTTTGAGTGGGTTTGAAACAATCATTGTATCATACCAGCCCAAAACAAACTTAAAACATGTCTAAAACCCCTAAAAATCGTATTTTATACTACGCGCCTCACTTATAATAGGCCCTTGTTTTTAAGCGCCTTGCACTAAGGCCCAAGGTTCACGCTTCACGCCTTGAGTGCACCTTTGACAACTATGGTTTAACATAATTGTTAATATATGTTTGTAGTAAATTTTTTAtttggcaaattggaaaataataatcccatctttctgaaattggctgataataatctcaagtcagttattggccaataataatccgacctcgtccaattttttttgtaaaatagaccGCCGTTAAAATaagtttaacggagttaagtttttttccgaattacaaaccgatgttttagggcttttgatcagaacgaggatacgagtcgattgatgtaaaacttacctcgaaattgtgttcgaaatggcttgaattttgttaattggaagttaaacacccgaattgaagcaccgttttcgtgggttgggggcagtattttgaggtaagttttacatcaatcgactcgtatactcgttctgatcaaaagccctaaaacatcggtttgtaactcggaaaaaaacttaactccgttaagctattttaacggcggacaattttacaaaaaaattggacgaggtcggattattattggctaataactgacttgggattattatcggccaatttcagaaagatgagattattattttccaatttgcctttttaTTTTTAGAGTATTAATATgcaaaaaaacaagaaaataaactaaaataaaatttcGGGTTAAAGATGTCATATGTTTGTCAACTTTCGAAAACTCGTGTCTTGTTAAGGTTTAGGTGTTTGACACGATTTTCGGATTCATTTAGAGTTTGTCCCGCAAAACTGACCCATTTAACATCCGTAAATGCACATCGGGGCACTGACCGTTCGATCCAACATGAAATTTATGGATTTGGGTTGAAGGTTTAGGGTTATAGTCTTGGTTACGTTTTTGTTGAATCCATGGATAAACGGGTCGTGATCGTGTCGACCTGACTGACGGATTCGCAAGTGCACCCGTTTTAACATCTGTGTAAAAAATGTGTTTTCTGCTATAACTAAGGCTACCTGTTCATTTTACTTACATTTGTAGTAAATATGTAATATGTAATTTGAGTATAAATatgcaaaaaaaataaataaataaataaataaataaaaataaggtAAAAATATTCTGGTTAAACAGGGGGGTGTGCGTCAACTACCGAAAACGACCCGTTTATGTGTCTGACAAGATTTTTGGATTCGTGTTGAGTTCAACCtacgaacacgacccgtttaacacCCTTGAATCACATACATACAGAAGACTGATCATCATGTCTTAATGTTTGAAACTTGTATATATTGCAGATTTGAGGTGGGAAATCACAGCTTACTTTTGCTCACTCCCAAGCGATAATAAAGATAGGTGGATTCCAACACACACAATCCAGTGGCAACAGCCTCCTTTGATAACACCTATTAAGTCCATGAATACTGAACCATTGTCTGTTCAACTATATTTAGAACATCCAAGTCTTTTGGAACCCGTGTAACTCGACTGGCGGTTCAAAATCATGTTCATGTGTGCAGGGTATGCTCGAGTCGAGTTGACTTATGGTTTTGTAATACAGAATGGCTTCCAACACTTTGCTGATGTATCCATTGTCATTAATATGCAGAAGGTGAACCAAACTAAGCTTCATCTATGCAACTAGTACATAAAATTTTCTTCAAAAGAAAACGATTTCGTTTATGATAAGACATATTTGGTTTTCACGATTTATTCAAAACCGATCGCTTCAGTTGTGTATGGTTCATTAGCTAGAAACAAAACTAGTAGCACCGGCGATTACATTTGTGTTTTGTCAAACTAGTCGGCATAGTCCTCTTTTCAGAACAATGTGTAAATAGAAAGCATCCATTATGAGCATTCAAGTGTAGGCGAGCTAACCTCGTACTCTTCTAGGCTCTTAGAATACGTGGATTGACAAGCTACATATATGTAGCTTGCAAAGACATATATATGTAGCTCACACGTGATATATATATACGTAGTTCATGAGCTACATATATGTATTTTGTAGATCCACATTTTTTTTATTTCCAGAAAAACTAGTAACATATACTGGCATACAAATCTTCTGCGGGATCCACATGTGGGTTCTTagaaaaaaagagtaaattacgtttttggcccctgtggttatatcacttttactatattagcctaaaataagaatttttaacatatctgccctcatggtctctataactaaccattttggtccctaagtctagagaccatgggggccaaaatggttagacttaggggccaaaacggttagttatagagaccatggggcagatatgttaaaaagtcttattttaggctaatatagtaaaagtgctataaccacaggggctaaaaacataatttactcaaaaaaaaatttattttaacCAACAAACGTGTTACAATCTCATCAACACATTCCAAAAAGCGGTTGTTGGCCCCAAAAGGACCCAAGAAGTTTGATAGTTAGATCACCCTTCATTCAACACATGAGCCAACCCCCATTCTTTTGGTCAATACTACTCACTAGTTCACCATTTATATTCACGTACCCATAACAATCACTCACTTAAATATTCACAACTTTCCTTCCACTTACATACTTCTCTACTACCAAAACAGCCAAATGGATAATCAAAAGAAACATGTAGCAGTGTATACATTCCCTTATTCTTCACACCCTTCTCTCATACTAACCCTCACTCGTAGACTCGCTTCCGCGGCCCCTAATGTCATTTTCTCCTTCTTCAACATAGAAAAGTCTAACGATGTTTTGTTCTCCAACCTCAGTTGCAACAACATACTGCGGTATGATGTGTCCGACGGCATACCAGAGGGTTATGTTTTTAAGGGAACACCTCAAGAAGATATTAACTTGTTTTTGGCCGTGGCGGAGGAAGAGCTCAGGAAGGGTGTTCAAGTGGCCGAGATGGATACTGGGCTGAAGATTAGTTGTCTGGTGGTGGATGCGTTTTTTTGGTTTTGTGGCGATATGGCGGAGGAAATGGGCATTCCTTGGGTGGCGGTTTGGGCCGCCGGAGATTGTTCTCTGGCTTCACATATTTATACTGATCTGATCAGGGAAAAAAGTGCTCAACTCATAGGTAAGTTGACACAACGTTTGTGTGACTACAACATATATTGAGAATTGTGAAAACTGCATAACACAATTATATTGAATAAAATATAACCATAGTTAGTAGAAGAGAGAAACAATAACTATCTTCTATAACACATTAAACAAATTAAGTACAAATATAttgtgtagttctcgcggttcttaacATATTGTTGCATCTGAAATGAACGTTTGTTAAAAACAAGAAATTattatgagaaaaaaaaaatttacaaaattaGACGTCTAATTTTTAATCGATGGTtcatattttaaatttttatgcTTGTTACATACACATGTTTACGTTGTGTATTTAAAGAAAACATCAAATaaaattgtttatttgttttcaaATCTTATACAGCTTACCTAATTAATATACATGTACATGTGTAGCTAATATAAACAAAATATCATATATTTGTTGTACCAACATTTGTGTTCATATTTTTTTTCCTCtgtaacaatttttttttctaaaaaaattaggGAATGTAAGTTACATGTTATTGAacgttttgtaacaaaaaaaaaaaaaaacataaagcgCCGAggggattttttttataaatatttttaaaaaatcagttttttagcatatatatatatatatatatatatatatatatatatatatatatatatatatatatatatatatatatatatatatagggtcaggatcatttcagaaccataaatatttacagaattcacagaactcctaataaacaatctttttatttatatatttttatgtttaggataattttgtcatttattatgtgtatttttacgattacatacatgttaagagtaattttattgtttttttttgttacaaaacgtTCGATAAGATGTAATTTACATTCCCTaacttttttagaaaaaaaatgtttGTTATATAAGGTTTTCTTAACTTAAGTGAGTTTTTTTCTCTATAATTCCCCTATAAATGAAATATCAAATATGCCACTAATATGCATGACATGAACAATCATATATTTGTTGTACCAACATTTGTGTTCATAGGTTCTGTCGGACCCAACGAAGAAATTGTCGACTTGATGCCAGGACTCAAAGCGGTTCGACTGGGTGACTTACCAAGTGGAGTCGTGTTGGGAAACCTCGAATCACCGTTTTCAACCATGCTACATAAGATGGGAAGAACCCTACATAAAGCAACCACCGTTACCCTAAATTCATTTCAAGAACTAGACCCTAATCTTACTACAACCCTCTCTTcaaagttgaacaacttcctcaGTGTTGGTCCCTTCAATCTCATATCCAAAGAAAAAACATCACTAAAACTTGATGAGTTTTCTTGCATTTCATGGTTAGATAaccaaaacacaaaaacaattgCATACATAAGTTTTGGGACAGTTTTCACACCCCCGCCTCAAGAGCTAGTCGAGTTGGCTAAAGCACTCGAAGAGACCAAAACTCCGTTTCTTTGGTCACTAAAAATGGATTCCCATAAGCATTTCCCTAAGGGTTTCGTGGAGAGAGTAACCGTTAATGGGACTGGGAAAGTTGTACCTTGGGCTCCACAGGATCAAGTGTTGAATCATGTTGCAATAGGAGTGTTTGTAACACACTGTGGATGGAACTCGGTGTTAGAGAGTCTAGGGGCTGGTGTCCCGATGATTTGTAGACCGTTCTTAGGGGATCAACACTTAAATTCTTGGATGGTTGAGAGAGTTTGGGGAATTGGATTGAGAATCGAAGGTGGGACTTTCACAAAACATGCGACTCGTCGTGCTTTGGAACAAGTTTTCTCCTTGTCTAATAGCCGACACGAGAGAATGGAAGCATTGAAAGATCTTGCTCACAAGGCTATTGAACCAAATGGGAGTTCTAAGCAAAATTTCAAGACTTTGGTAGAGGTGGTCACCGGTGAGACACAACATGAATATCATTGAATTGACATTTGTGTAATGTTTCATGTTTGGAAAGGTTATTGTAATCTCTTTTATTGGAGTGAGAATGATATTATATCAAATAAACACTTATATTATTTTGATGATAATATATTAGAATGTCATACTTGATTCTATATAAAAGTATATGCACATATGAAAAACTATGTCAAGATATATACATCAACAATACACTTACATCCACATATTATAATGTCATGTAAAGTTAGCTATACAATATTGATGTAggtttatatttttttgtattgTATGTTAGGTCAGGACAGGTATCACATGAACACAAGAACAAACACACAACAAGCTCACATACTTACACACACTTAATCACAAGAACACGTGATTTATAGTGGTTCGATCAAGCTTGATCTACAATCCACTCTCCACAACTAGTTCTCTCTTTGTATTAGGTGCGCAAGAGTTTACAATACATGAATGAAAAGTATTTATAGGGGGTACTATTAGGGTTATTGAATTAACAATATTAAAATAAGAAGAACCCCTACTCTGGTCTTCATCTGACTAGAGGAATAATCCTCTGCTCGAGTCTAATCCTCTataatccaacaatctcccacttgggcGCTTTGATAACTTCAAACTGCACTCCATGCAACTTCATCTTCATAAGTACTTTTGTAAACTATTTATCTTCACTAGTTGTGGACGACCTTCTCATTAATTAACCTAAAGGCCAATTGAAGCTATGCAAAGCTTAAACTTCTCTAAGGTAACAACCTTAGTCAACATATCAGCTGGATTTTTAGTTCCTTGAATGCCATCACTAACTTGGTCTCTAATAAAGTGATATCTCAGCTGTATATATTTCGTCTTCGAATAGAAGACTGGTTCTTTGCAAGGTGTATTACACTTTGATTATCACAAAACAATGCACACTCAACTTGTTCATTGCCAAGCTCTTTGAGAAAATTCTTTAACCAAATAAGCTATTTACTTGCTTCAGCAACTGACATATGCTCCGCTTCTATGGTTGAATGGGCAACACTTTTCTGAAGTTTAGACATCCAACTTACAGCAGTGCCTCTCGCTGTAAAGTCATACCTTCTGGTGCTTTTGAATGACTCTTTACACCTACAAAGGTCTGGATCCGCAAAACCCTTCAGAATAATATTTTTCCATTAAAATGCAATGCCATTTTTTTAAGTTCCCTTCAAATATCTTAGCAGCCATTTAACTGCTTCCCAATGTTATCTCCTTGGATTGGACATAAACCGACTAACAAACCCCACTGCATGAGCAATATCTGGTCTCGTGCATACCATTGCATACATGAGGCTACCAACTGCATGTGCATACAAAACTTTAGCCATTTCTGCTTTGTCTTCATCTGATTTGGGTGACAAAACTTTAGAAAGCTTATAGTGACTTCCCAAAGGTTTACTTCTGATCTTGGCATCTTTAAGGTTGAACCTCTCTACCACTTTCTCAATGTACTTCTCTTGAGATAGTGTCAAAGAACCATCTTCTTTGTTTCAGAAAATACTCATCCCGAGTATTTGGTTTGCAGCTCCCAAGTCTTTCATCTCAAATTCTCCAGGCATTTTCTTCTTTAATTTCTTGATCTTTGTCATGTCTGAATCAATAATTAACATATCATCCACATAGAGTAGTAGAATGATATAAGAGCCCTTGAACTTCTTGATGTACGAGCTGTGTAGGATACGGGTCGATACGCACAGCGACTAGTATCCATCGTTTACGGTTATGTAATCCCATTCGCTCCCCTTTCAATGTGTATGATACATTTCAAAACTTGTAGGAAAAATTTTGATGTGTTTAGGCAAAAAATTTAGCATAGAGTATGATAGTcattatgactaattaattagtcaaaggtaataataaatgagataatagaaaaactatttaatgttttacaattgaa
This genomic stretch from Helianthus annuus cultivar XRQ/B chromosome 8, HanXRQr2.0-SUNRISE, whole genome shotgun sequence harbors:
- the LOC110873488 gene encoding kaempferol 3-O-beta-D-galactosyltransferase — translated: MDNQKKHVAVYTFPYSSHPSLILTLTRRLASAAPNVIFSFFNIEKSNDVLFSNLSCNNILRYDVSDGIPEGYVFKGTPQEDINLFLAVAEEELRKGVQVAEMDTGLKISCLVVDAFFWFCGDMAEEMGIPWVAVWAAGDCSLASHIYTDLIREKSAQLIGSVGPNEEIVDLMPGLKAVRLGDLPSGVVLGNLESPFSTMLHKMGRTLHKATTVTLNSFQELDPNLTTTLSSKLNNFLSVGPFNLISKEKTSLKLDEFSCISWLDNQNTKTIAYISFGTVFTPPPQELVELAKALEETKTPFLWSLKMDSHKHFPKGFVERVTVNGTGKVVPWAPQDQVLNHVAIGVFVTHCGWNSVLESLGAGVPMICRPFLGDQHLNSWMVERVWGIGLRIEGGTFTKHATRRALEQVFSLSNSRHERMEALKDLAHKAIEPNGSSKQNFKTLVEVVTGETQHEYH